In Hyphomicrobiaceae bacterium, the following are encoded in one genomic region:
- a CDS encoding BglII/BstYI family type II restriction endonuclease → MLEDLRQAGYDVLALHHAAAILQHDMPQAIADLEAVLLGLEIPVEELVSGGGGEAPSTQRKRRRLAELGWAKRNVTVRKLVGFDEEETETQSLSHEIDHVKKFGDHVFALEIEWNNKDPFFDRDLESFKRLHAEGAISVGGIITRGLSLQQNLKRMLLDFANREEVDSIEDLDAYNYSPTRRQRQLIEDRAARVGFRQGWVDVFVSDKFGEATTHWRKLEDRVSRGVGNPCPLLLIGIPDSVVKV, encoded by the coding sequence ATGCTCGAGGATCTCAGACAAGCAGGATACGATGTGTTGGCGCTGCATCACGCGGCAGCCATTTTGCAACACGACATGCCCCAGGCCATTGCCGATCTGGAAGCGGTACTCCTTGGGCTCGAAATCCCTGTCGAGGAGTTAGTGAGCGGTGGCGGCGGCGAGGCGCCCTCAACGCAGAGGAAGCGTCGTCGGTTGGCGGAACTGGGTTGGGCTAAGCGCAACGTGACGGTCCGGAAGCTGGTCGGTTTCGACGAAGAAGAGACAGAGACGCAATCGCTCTCGCACGAGATTGATCACGTGAAGAAGTTCGGTGACCATGTTTTTGCGCTGGAGATCGAGTGGAACAACAAGGACCCGTTCTTCGATCGCGACCTAGAGAGCTTCAAGCGGTTGCACGCGGAAGGGGCCATCTCGGTCGGAGGGATCATTACGCGCGGGCTCTCGCTGCAACAGAATCTGAAGCGCATGCTTCTCGATTTTGCCAATCGGGAAGAAGTGGACAGCATTGAAGACCTGGACGCGTACAATTATTCGCCCACGCGCCGACAGCGACAGCTTATCGAAGATCGCGCGGCCCGCGTCGGCTTCCGGCAGGGCTGGGTAGACGTATTCGTATCCGACAAGTTTGGCGAGGCAACCACGCACTGGCGGAAGCTCGAAGACCGCGTCAGCCGGGGTGTGGGCAACCCGT